In Pseudomonas fluorescens, a genomic segment contains:
- a CDS encoding I78 family peptidase inhibitor: MPWKLASFGTLLAALALSGCSTPGASEPAKDAATADTGHSRCESKAAEFAIGQKASPQLLEQARARAGAQNARILKPNDMITLEYRSDRLNLNTDDNLVITRVNCG, encoded by the coding sequence ATGCCTTGGAAGCTCGCATCATTCGGTACTTTGTTGGCAGCACTCGCGTTGTCGGGTTGCAGCACCCCAGGTGCCTCTGAGCCAGCCAAAGACGCCGCCACGGCCGACACCGGCCATAGCCGCTGTGAGTCGAAGGCCGCCGAGTTCGCGATTGGCCAGAAAGCCTCGCCCCAACTGCTGGAGCAGGCCCGCGCCCGCGCCGGTGCGCAGAATGCGCGGATCCTCAAGCCCAACGATATGATCACCCTGGAATACCGCTCCGACCGCCTGAACCTGAACACCGACGACAACCTGGTGATCACGCGGGTCAATTGCGGCTGA
- a CDS encoding cold-shock protein: MSNRQTGTVKWFNDEKGFGFITPQGGGDDLFVHFKAIESDGFKSLKEGQTVSFVAEKGQKGMQAAQVRGE, translated from the coding sequence ATGTCTAATCGCCAAACCGGCACCGTTAAATGGTTCAACGATGAAAAAGGCTTCGGCTTCATCACTCCTCAAGGTGGCGGTGACGACCTGTTCGTACACTTCAAAGCTATCGAAAGCGACGGTTTCAAAAGCCTGAAAGAAGGCCAAACCGTTTCCTTCGTGGCTGAGAAAGGCCAAAAGGGTATGCAAGCTGCACAGGTTCGCGGCGAGTAA